A window of the Streptomyces luomodiensis genome harbors these coding sequences:
- a CDS encoding nucleoside deaminase produces MAKREFLAEAVRLATESVENGWGGPFGAVISRDGDIIARGQNRVLLTGDPTAHAEVEAIRKAIQVLNPEAPAIAPEHVDESTLALVPRPEGSADPVPERARMLQGCSLYTSGAPCPMCLGAIYWSRIDAVYFSCDPAATAKIGFDDSFMYEDFRKPMDQRSILIEQIHPEMGAEAYQAWTDKPDRHPY; encoded by the coding sequence ATGGCGAAGCGGGAGTTCCTCGCCGAAGCGGTACGGCTGGCCACCGAATCGGTGGAGAACGGCTGGGGCGGCCCGTTCGGCGCGGTGATCAGCCGGGACGGCGACATCATCGCCCGCGGGCAGAACCGGGTGCTGCTCACCGGCGACCCCACGGCCCACGCCGAGGTGGAGGCCATCCGCAAGGCGATCCAGGTGCTCAACCCCGAAGCGCCGGCGATAGCCCCGGAACACGTCGACGAGAGCACACTGGCGCTCGTGCCGCGCCCCGAGGGGTCCGCCGACCCGGTGCCGGAGCGCGCCCGGATGCTCCAGGGCTGCTCGCTCTACACCAGCGGCGCCCCGTGCCCGATGTGCCTGGGCGCGATCTACTGGTCGCGGATCGACGCCGTCTACTTCAGCTGCGATCCGGCCGCCACCGCGAAGATCGGCTTCGACGACTCGTTCATGTACGAGGATTTCCGCAAGCCCATGGACCAGCGCTCCATCCTGATCGAGCAGATCCACCCGGAGATGGGTGCCGAGGCGTACCAGGCGTGGACGGACAAGCCCGACCGGCACCCGTACTGA
- a CDS encoding ribonuclease BN: MSENPSASGARGPRAWWRRLRDVVQRSAIGRGWRRGSEFELLHRAMGFAALGFLTLVPLLIVVAAADPVNRLGFAQWLAEGLGLSPTSRDEVQRLFAPPKQALESTTAFGLATLAIFGLRFGTVLQVGYEKVWELPAGRWHTVWRHLVWLVALIGYLLLSAHLAPGVSRLLVAVVGTVLFFWWSQRLLLGGRISWGALLPGALATSVGLLGLRFFSQLVFSPLIASSAVSYGPVGTVLVVQSWLVGVGFVVFGGALLGRVTHEECLRMVAWRRKRRRDQAKAAPPAR, encoded by the coding sequence ATGTCCGAGAATCCGTCCGCGTCCGGCGCCCGGGGCCCCCGGGCGTGGTGGCGGCGGCTGCGTGACGTGGTCCAGCGGTCCGCGATCGGACGCGGATGGCGGCGGGGCAGCGAATTCGAGCTGCTGCACCGCGCGATGGGCTTCGCCGCCCTGGGCTTTCTCACCCTGGTGCCCCTGCTGATCGTGGTCGCCGCGGCGGATCCGGTGAACCGGCTCGGGTTCGCCCAGTGGCTGGCCGAGGGGCTCGGACTCTCCCCGACCTCGCGGGACGAGGTGCAGCGGCTGTTCGCCCCGCCCAAGCAGGCGCTGGAGTCCACCACCGCCTTCGGTCTGGCCACGCTGGCCATCTTCGGACTGCGCTTCGGCACCGTGCTCCAGGTCGGCTACGAGAAGGTGTGGGAGCTGCCCGCGGGCCGCTGGCACACCGTCTGGCGCCATCTGGTGTGGCTCGTGGCGCTGATCGGCTATCTGCTGCTCTCCGCCCATCTGGCCCCCGGCGTCTCCCGGCTGCTGGTGGCGGTGGTGGGCACGGTGCTGTTCTTCTGGTGGTCACAGCGGCTGCTGCTGGGCGGGCGGATCAGCTGGGGCGCCCTGCTGCCGGGCGCGCTGGCCACCAGCGTCGGGCTGCTGGGGCTGCGGTTCTTCTCCCAGCTGGTGTTCTCCCCGCTGATCGCCTCCAGCGCGGTCTCCTACGGTCCGGTCGGCACCGTGCTGGTCGTCCAGTCCTGGCTGGTCGGGGTCGGATTCGTGGTGTTCGGCGGGGCGCTCCTGGGCCGGGTGACGCACGAGGAGTGTCTGCGGATGGTCGCCTGGCGCCGCAAGCGACGGCGCGACCAGGCCAAGGCGGCCCCGCCGGCGCGCTGA